A genomic segment from Panthera tigris isolate Pti1 chromosome A1, P.tigris_Pti1_mat1.1, whole genome shotgun sequence encodes:
- the LOC102954600 gene encoding olfactory receptor 2AJ1-like, translated as MMGHENHTFTSDFILLGLFSSSQSSLVFFSFIFIIFIMTVTENTVMILLILRDSRLHTPMYFLLSHLSFMDILHISNIVPKMVTDFLSGSRTISFVGCGFQVFLSLTLLGGECLLLAAMSYDRYVAICHPLHYPILMNDYVCIVMARGSWLIGTVNSIVHTAYALHFPFCASRAIDHFFCEVPAMLKLSCVDTTLYERGIYVSGLIFLLVPFSLIVASYVQILITVFQMKSSEARKKSFSTCSFHMMVVTMYYGPFIFTYMRPKSYHTPGQDKSLAIFYTILTPTFNPIIYSFRNKDVLEAMKNMLKTNFLH; from the coding sequence ATGATGGGACATGAAAATCACACTTTCACcagtgattttattcttttgggactcttctcttcttctcaatcaagtctagttttcttttcctttatattcatcatttttattatgacTGTAACAGAAAACACAGTCATGATCCTCCTTATCCTCAGGGACTCAAGACTCCACACTCCGATGTATTTCCTGCTGAGCCATCTCTCTTTTATGGACATCTTGCATATTTCCAACATTGTTCCCAAAATGGTCACTGACTTTCTGTCAGGCAGCAGAACTATTTCATTTGTAGGTTGTGGCTTCCAGGTATTTCTATCCCTCACTCTCCTGGGTGGCGAGTGCCTTCTCCTGGCAGCAATGTCTTATGATCGCTATGTAGCCATCTGTCATCCATTGCACTATCCCATTCTTATGAATGACTATGTCTGCATTGTCATGGCTAGAGGGTCCTGGCTTATTGGGACTGTCAACTCCATAGTCCACACAGCTTATGCACTCCACTTTCCCTTCTGTGCCTCAAGAGCTATTgatcactttttctgtgaagtCCCTGCCATGTTGAAGTTGTCCTGTGTGGACACAACACTCTATGAACGAGGAATTTATGTAAGTGGCTTAATTTTTCTGCTTGTCCCTTTCTCCCTAATCGTTGCTTCTTATGTCCAAATTCTCATTACTGTATTTCAAATGAAATCATCAGAAGCACGGAAAAAGTCATTTTCTACCTGTTCCTTCCACATGATGGTGGTCACAATGTATTATGGGCCATTTATTTTCACATACATGAGACCCAAATCATACCACACTCCAGGCCAGGACAAGTCTTTGGCAATATTCTATACCATCCTCACACCTACCTTCAACCCTATAATCTACAGCTTTAGGAATAAAGATGTCCTTGAGGCAATGAAAAATATGCTCAAAACTAACTTTCTCCattaa